A DNA window from Mucilaginibacter xinganensis contains the following coding sequences:
- a CDS encoding ABC transporter permease, with protein MFKTYFKLAYRNIIKDKAYSIINITGLAIGIASSILIFLWVQNELSYDKFHKNANQIYRITNDFGNSKSAANSAGMPAGLKAEMPTIRNTVRLGLSTATLLQTGAKKFEEKRVFYADPSFMDVFSYPLVKGDRTTALKQQDAVLITQEMATKYFGNEDPIGKVIRKDNQENVVVTGVLANIPANSDLQFDFILPMASLAKTFDDLKNNTWDNFNLYDYVQLDRSFDPSTPNLLRLEKQIDQIFQKHSPGTKASFQLQPLTKIHLAPERLGDLPGHGNAQYVNIFFIIAILILVVACINFMNLATARSARRAKEIGLRKVAGAVRGQLILQFLSESVFISFLSLLLALVIVHLFLPGFNELANRKLTIDVSDAKLWLSLIGIALLTGLISGSYPALFLSGFNPVKVLKGNVKSMGGNLLFRNALVVIQFMVSIVLLVGTGVIYNQLKYIKDRSPGFEKANLLYIPMTGDIWNKQQAFKDALTQNPLTSDFAITSDLPTNLGGWTISVGWDGKDPHSQISIPVMAVNEDFVHAFRMKLLNGRSFSRAFKTDSNNYMINEKMAGIMGLNANTAVGKPLTLWGNKGTIVGVVKDFNFKPIQQAIEPLVMPFNKMGGFAVVRTQPGKTNATIKALTTISRDLNPAYPFKFNFLDQDLANLYKGEQQMGNIFNLFAILGIFISCLGLYGLSAFMAEQRTKEVGVRKVLGASVLNLVYLLSSGITRLILIAIAIAVPLSRYLVNSWLAGFAYHIDVSWLVFFTASLAALSIALLTVSYESVKAAIVNPIKSLRTE; from the coding sequence ATGTTCAAAACGTATTTTAAACTTGCCTACAGGAATATCATAAAGGATAAAGCATATTCTATTATTAATATTACAGGACTAGCGATAGGCATAGCATCAAGTATCCTGATCTTTCTTTGGGTGCAAAATGAATTAAGCTATGACAAATTTCATAAAAATGCCAACCAAATATACCGCATCACCAACGATTTTGGCAATTCAAAAAGCGCAGCAAACTCGGCAGGTATGCCTGCCGGATTGAAAGCAGAAATGCCAACTATCAGGAACACGGTTCGTTTGGGCTTAAGTACTGCTACCCTGCTGCAAACAGGCGCCAAAAAATTTGAAGAGAAACGTGTTTTTTATGCCGATCCGAGTTTCATGGATGTGTTCTCCTATCCGTTGGTGAAGGGTGATCGCACCACCGCACTAAAGCAGCAAGATGCCGTTTTAATAACACAAGAAATGGCAACAAAATATTTCGGAAACGAAGACCCCATTGGTAAGGTAATAAGGAAAGACAATCAGGAAAACGTAGTAGTAACAGGGGTTTTAGCCAACATACCTGCGAATTCTGATCTTCAATTTGACTTCATTCTTCCGATGGCCTCCCTGGCCAAAACCTTTGACGATTTGAAAAATAACACCTGGGATAACTTCAATCTTTACGACTATGTTCAATTGGATAGGAGTTTTGACCCTTCCACCCCCAATTTATTACGGCTGGAAAAACAAATTGACCAGATTTTCCAGAAGCACAGCCCCGGAACAAAGGCATCGTTCCAATTGCAGCCCTTAACCAAAATCCACCTGGCCCCCGAAAGACTGGGAGACTTGCCCGGGCACGGAAATGCGCAATACGTAAATATCTTTTTTATCATCGCTATTTTGATTCTTGTAGTAGCCTGTATCAACTTCATGAACCTGGCTACCGCGCGTTCAGCCCGGAGGGCAAAAGAAATTGGCTTGCGCAAAGTGGCAGGCGCTGTACGGGGACAGTTGATCCTGCAATTTTTAAGCGAATCTGTATTTATTTCTTTTCTCTCCCTGTTACTTGCGCTCGTGATCGTTCATCTATTCCTGCCTGGATTTAATGAACTGGCCAACAGAAAACTCACCATAGATGTTTCAGATGCGAAGCTTTGGCTAAGTCTTATAGGGATTGCCTTGCTAACCGGACTCATCTCCGGAAGCTATCCTGCCTTATTTCTTTCCGGCTTTAACCCGGTTAAAGTACTCAAAGGGAATGTAAAGTCAATGGGTGGCAATTTATTGTTCCGCAACGCGTTGGTTGTAATCCAATTCATGGTCTCTATCGTCTTGTTGGTGGGCACAGGTGTTATCTATAATCAACTTAAGTATATCAAAGATAGAAGTCCCGGCTTCGAGAAGGCTAACCTATTGTATATACCAATGACGGGGGATATCTGGAACAAGCAACAGGCTTTTAAAGATGCGTTAACCCAAAACCCGCTAACAAGCGATTTTGCTATCACTTCTGATTTGCCCACCAACCTGGGGGGCTGGACAATTAGCGTAGGATGGGATGGGAAAGATCCCCACTCACAGATCTCCATCCCGGTAATGGCAGTAAATGAAGATTTCGTACACGCATTCAGAATGAAGTTATTGAATGGCCGAAGTTTTTCAAGGGCATTTAAGACCGATTCAAATAACTACATGATTAACGAAAAAATGGCGGGTATTATGGGTTTAAACGCTAATACTGCTGTGGGTAAACCTTTAACGCTGTGGGGTAACAAGGGCACTATTGTCGGCGTGGTAAAAGACTTTAATTTTAAGCCAATACAGCAGGCCATCGAACCATTGGTTATGCCTTTTAATAAGATGGGCGGTTTTGCAGTGGTGCGGACACAACCCGGAAAAACCAATGCTACCATAAAGGCTTTAACAACAATCAGCAGGGATCTCAACCCGGCCTACCCTTTCAAATTTAATTTTCTTGACCAGGACCTTGCCAATCTTTATAAAGGCGAACAACAAATGGGTAATATATTTAACCTGTTCGCTATTTTGGGCATTTTTATCTCCTGCCTGGGCTTATACGGCTTATCTGCCTTTATGGCCGAACAGCGCACCAAAGAGGTTGGTGTACGCAAAGTATTAGGCGCATCTGTATTAAACCTGGTTTATTTATTATCGTCCGGCATCACCAGGTTAATCCTGATTGCTATAGCTATAGCTGTACCACTTTCCCGGTACCTGGTGAACAGTTGGCTGGCGGGCTTTGCCTACCATATTGATGTCAGCTGGCTGGTATTTTTCACGGCATCGCTGGCAGCATTGAGCATTGCCTTGCTTACGGTTAGTTATGAATCTGTTAAAGCAGCAATTGTTAACCCTATAAAGAGTTTAAGAACAGAATAA
- a CDS encoding acyltransferase family protein, whose amino-acid sequence MDLNKTAPAILQTKQHFDILDGLRGVAALSVVTFHFMEWVYTDSSKNSIGHGFLAVDFFFCLSGFVIGYAYDDRIAKIGILEFFKSRIIRLHPMVIAGSVLGLLAFLFDPFGGHPELYSTGKIVLAFICSILLIPFPVITDRGFNLFSFNAPSWSLFWEYIANIVYAFVLYRISRGYLLLLILLSAVAICFVCYRSGNLLGGWSGPTFWDGSARISYSFLAGLLIYRSNLIIKNKLGFIGVAVLLFLAFIVPSSKWNWLSEPLIVLLYFPLLLALGAGATLSPGLKKFCVFSGKLSYPLYMTHYAALWMFGNYYTSHKPGTMQLAFIITAGVILLVGASYLVMVIYDIPVRKYLSNKRNERLAKQKNGGV is encoded by the coding sequence ATGGATCTGAATAAAACCGCCCCGGCAATTCTGCAAACAAAACAGCATTTTGATATCCTTGACGGGTTAAGGGGCGTTGCCGCACTTTCTGTTGTAACGTTTCATTTTATGGAATGGGTGTACACCGATTCCAGCAAAAACTCTATCGGGCACGGTTTTTTGGCTGTCGATTTCTTCTTCTGCCTTTCTGGGTTTGTTATCGGCTACGCTTATGATGACCGTATTGCAAAAATAGGGATCCTGGAGTTTTTCAAATCAAGGATCATCCGGCTGCACCCTATGGTTATAGCAGGCTCGGTGTTAGGCCTGCTGGCATTTTTATTCGACCCCTTTGGCGGTCATCCCGAATTGTACAGCACCGGTAAGATCGTACTGGCATTTATATGCTCAATACTGCTTATCCCATTTCCCGTAATAACCGACCGTGGGTTTAACCTGTTCAGCTTTAATGCACCGTCATGGTCTTTGTTTTGGGAGTATATAGCCAATATTGTTTACGCCTTTGTGCTTTACCGCATCAGCCGCGGCTACCTGCTGCTGTTAATCCTGCTCTCGGCGGTGGCCATTTGTTTTGTATGTTACCGTTCGGGCAATTTATTGGGTGGCTGGAGCGGCCCCACCTTTTGGGACGGCAGCGCCCGCATCTCGTACTCTTTTTTAGCAGGATTGCTTATTTACCGTTCTAACCTGATCATCAAAAACAAGCTGGGGTTCATCGGCGTAGCTGTATTATTGTTCCTGGCCTTTATTGTGCCCTCGTCAAAATGGAACTGGCTATCCGAACCTTTAATCGTGTTGCTTTACTTTCCCTTACTGCTGGCGCTGGGGGCAGGGGCCACTTTATCACCTGGCTTAAAAAAGTTCTGCGTATTTTCAGGAAAGCTTTCCTATCCCCTATACATGACGCATTACGCCGCGTTATGGATGTTCGGCAACTACTACACCAGCCATAAGCCGGGTACTATGCAACTGGCTTTCATCATCACAGCAGGGGTAATATTATTGGTTGGGGCATCGTATTTAGTAATGGTGATTTACGATATCCCCGTAAGGAAATATTTAAGCAACAAACGGAATGAGCGGCTTGCCAAACAGAAAAATGGTGGTGTTTAA
- a CDS encoding TlpA family protein disulfide reductase, whose product MKNLLLAALMCCSSYLSAQNLSPVAIDDKKMDAYLGGRKPATLIIEIKNLPDYGWAIKNETLSEFYGLISVAYWNNDMPRQVFNEINAHHPFFTSNGSAMYYNYLDIYVVSKKRFKKEEALVGTIKLFDSLFTQQRADVLKLFLLESEKDSYARSYPIIINSIKTSWCKEIAATELTKVDANQKRIDSLFALSKKLEKADIGTPLIRLPFDASLYQLDTVANIDDFIVSLKSKFPNKALIIDFWATWCVPCIADLPYSKTLHEKNKDLPIEYIYLCTSSGSSAQIWKNRIGDLQIPGIHIYVNDKIISRLKTALNAEGGFPTYVVIDINGKVNQTKITRMSALDRASVKKTVGL is encoded by the coding sequence ATGAAAAATCTTTTACTGGCAGCACTAATGTGCTGCAGCAGCTATTTAAGTGCCCAAAATTTATCGCCTGTTGCCATTGATGATAAAAAAATGGATGCCTATCTCGGCGGTCGAAAGCCTGCAACACTAATAATCGAGATAAAAAACCTCCCCGATTATGGCTGGGCCATTAAAAATGAAACCTTGTCAGAATTTTACGGACTAATTTCTGTTGCTTATTGGAATAATGACATGCCCCGCCAGGTTTTTAATGAAATAAACGCTCATCATCCTTTTTTTACAAGCAACGGTAGCGCTATGTATTACAATTACCTGGATATCTACGTCGTGAGCAAAAAACGCTTTAAAAAAGAAGAAGCACTGGTTGGCACCATAAAACTATTTGACAGCTTATTTACCCAGCAGCGAGCTGACGTGTTAAAACTATTTCTTTTAGAATCAGAGAAGGATAGTTATGCCCGGAGTTACCCCATAATAATCAATAGTATTAAAACAAGTTGGTGCAAGGAAATCGCAGCAACTGAATTAACTAAAGTTGATGCCAACCAAAAAAGAATAGATAGCCTTTTCGCCTTATCAAAAAAATTAGAAAAGGCAGATATTGGTACACCGTTAATTCGCTTACCTTTCGATGCCAGCTTGTATCAATTAGATACGGTAGCAAACATTGATGACTTCATAGTAAGCCTTAAATCAAAATTCCCCAACAAGGCCCTCATTATCGACTTTTGGGCCACCTGGTGTGTCCCCTGTATAGCTGATCTTCCCTACAGCAAAACTCTGCACGAGAAAAATAAAGACTTGCCTATAGAATATATTTATTTGTGTACCTCGAGTGGTTCAAGCGCCCAAATATGGAAAAACAGAATAGGAGATTTGCAAATTCCGGGTATCCATATTTATGTGAATGATAAAATTATCTCGAGGCTAAAAACCGCGTTGAATGCAGAAGGGGGATTTCCAACTTATGTGGTTATAGATATCAATGGCAAAGTAAATCAAACAAAAATCACACGAATGTCGGCTTTGGACAGGGCTAGTGTAAAAAAAACAGTGGGGCTATAG